The following coding sequences are from one Nitrosopumilaceae archaeon window:
- a CDS encoding C2H2-type zinc finger protein, protein MFGTKYGCGACGAIFKDREDLLKHAQDLHDKKTTYLCITCDESFENESSFRMHMARDHRI, encoded by the coding sequence ATGTTTGGCACAAAATATGGTTGTGGAGCATGTGGTGCTATTTTCAAAGATAGAGAAGATCTTTTAAAACATGCTCAAGACTTGCATGATAAAAAAACTACCTATTTGTGTATAACATGTGATGAATCATTTGAAAATGAATCCTCATTTCGAATGCATATGGCAAGAGATCATAGAATATAA